One genomic segment of Theobroma cacao cultivar B97-61/B2 chromosome 6, Criollo_cocoa_genome_V2, whole genome shotgun sequence includes these proteins:
- the LOC18597169 gene encoding glucan endo-1,3-beta-glucosidase 1, producing the protein MANSKLITFVITFVFFYFTVPSTAKSLTLVGEIKQQSQQEDREPFVGVNIGTDVSNLLAATDLVSFLQVQKISHIRLYDANPDILKALAKTKIRVIISVPNNQLLAIGSSNTTAASWIGRNVVAYYPETLITAIAVGDEVLTTVPSSAPLLLPAIQSLYSALVAANLHTQIKVSTPHAASIILDTFPPSQAFFNQSLTSVMAPLLQFLSRTGSPLMMNLYPYYVFMENKGVVPLDNSLFKPLTPSKEMVDPNTLLHYTNVLDAMIDAAYVSMKNLNVTDVVVLVTESGWPSKGDSKEPYATIDNADTYNSNLIKHVLDHSGTPLHPEITSSVYIYELFNEDLRSPPVSEANWGLFYSNSTPVYLLHVSGSGTFLANDTTNQTYCITMDGVDSKTLQAALDWACGPGRANCSEIQPGEDCYQPNNVKNHASYAFDSYYQKEGRVSGSCDFKGVAMITTTDPSHGSCVFPGSKKVSNKTRTILNSTEVSGAAERLKFITFNSSQISATTIAAFCILLSIPFVTTR; encoded by the exons CACAGATGTCTCAAATCTGCTGGCAGCAACGGACTTGGTTTCATTCTTGCAAGTGCAGAAAATCTCACATATTCGACTTTATGATGCAAATCCAGATATACTCAAAGCATTGGCAAAGACAAAGATCCGGGTCATTATCAGTGTACCGAATAACCAGCTTTTGGCAATAGGGTCGTCCAACACCACGGCAGCTTCTTGGATCGGTCGAAATGTCGTCGCTTACTACCCCGAAACACTCATCACTGCCATTGCTGTTGGAGATGAGGTTTTAACAACCGTACCATCCTCAGCTCCTTTGCTGCTCCCTGCAATTCAGTCTCTTTACAGTGCTTTAGTGGCTGCAAATTTGCATACCCAAATAAAGGTTTCAACTCCACATGCAGCTTCTATTATTCTTGATACCTTTCCTCCTTCTCAGGCTTTCTTTAACCAAAGCTTGACTTCAGTTATGGCACCTTTGCTTCAGTTTTTGTCAAGAACTGGGTCTCCTCTAATGATGAATCTTTATCCATATTATGTGTTTATGGAGAACAAAGGTGTGGTTCCCCTAGATAATTCCTTGTTTAAGCCATTGACACCGTCTAAAGAAATGGTTGATCCTAATACTTTGTTGCATTACACTAATGTGCTTGATGCTATGATTGATGCTGCATATGTTTCTATGAAGAATTTAAATGTTACTGATGTTGTGGTGCTTGTTACTGAGAGTGGGTGGCCTTCAAAAGGGGATTCAAAAGAGCCTTATGCCACTATAGACAATGCAGATACCTATAATTCAAACCTTATTAAGCATGTTTTAGACCATAGTGGAACCCCGTTGCATCCAGAAATCACTTCCagtgtgtatatatatgagtTGTTCAATGAGGACTTGAGGTCACCTCCAGTATCTGAGGCAAATTGGGGATTGTTTTATTCAAATTCGACCCCAGTGTATTTGCTTCATGTATCAGGAAGTGGGACCTTTTTGGCAAATGATACAACCAATCAAACCTATTGTATTACAATGGATGGGGTTGATTCAAAGACATTGCAGGCAGCTTTGGACTGGGCTTGTGGTCCTGGGAGGGCAAATTGCAGTGAGATTCAACCAGGGGAAGACTGCTACCAGCCTAACAATGTGAAGAATCATGCTTCTTATGCCTTTGATAGCTACTATCAGAAAGAAGGGAGAGTTTCTGGGTCCTGCGACTTTAAGGGTGTGGCCATGATAACTACCACTGATCCAA GTCACGGGAGCTGTGTATTTCCTGGAAG TAAGAAGGTAAGCAATAAGACAAGAACAATACTGAACTCGACAGAAGTGAGTGGTGCAGCTGAAAGGTTAaaattcatcactttcaaCAGCAGCCAAATAAGCGCAACTACCATAGCAGCATTCTGTATTTTGTTATCCATTCCTTTTGTGACCACTCGATGA